Proteins encoded by one window of Molothrus aeneus isolate 106 chromosome 16, BPBGC_Maene_1.0, whole genome shotgun sequence:
- the LOC136563496 gene encoding ankyrin repeat and fibronectin type-III domain-containing protein 1-like isoform X5, whose product MTQQMRDLQLAQARKPPGPSSPNAAKRLYRNLSGKFRVNYTSFDEGSLVGRGEKEKLRKSYLFQSNAALFEAVELQDLDRVQEMLKHYSPEELDLNTPNSEGLLPLDIAIMTNNAPIARALLQAGAKESPHFVSLESRSLHLSTLVREAEQRVNELMAQVVNEAPNADCSEKEKQLKAWEWRFRLYKRMKAGFEHARVPDAPSSVHLSVASSTSLQVTFWEPLSVNSAVVTKYKVEWSCSPTFSPLLGEAVIDKLKDLHFTIQGLVSGTAYHVRVSAYNMKGWGPPQASMPPFAIPSNWREYDGRAPRRRGQAEALDHLLGQVKTVHQHCICHEPCKNQPQSRKHSVSKSLKHLFHPGSKFLKTLKRGLYLTAIFYKDDNILVTHEDQIPVVEIDDTYSCLLMQDFLWLTKVSCMWDEILWLRQCVTVSQSSCSCILQTRFKMLLAISQMQGLLGIQDLGQVFFEPIKDKQGNILIVTLKEVKTNQTFESVRWVPICKLQSGRKSVSSPEEPTALDTLLISLQDKLAYHQRSSHALSPGLYLGYLKLCSAVDQIRVLVPEQLPNILCHVKIRSNPNISREEWEWLQKMASVEEPVPTEPETDRSQNPLFQELQVAIKELMTLVNIPLQEAKDFRLYSQEVLDFGDQVSFLLLLPPSDDVCTAPGQNNPYTPRSGFLTLPLQIFELVHFFTYSREFITQYCQVSALLELESLLSQQSLREAFSDAELATAKQRHQQVQDYIQQMEEIWREMRWIMDVLQHARYKQPSCGISLSGFLSEAGGAAKEKTRSSSSHLDYLPSPVLSPETSRKLNSDSHGLSDEEGSSEVFLATDSDYDSSRAQSPKELDLVCSTTGPECCSRRAARTLRDSAPDVLQSHELQTPPAVPPPPEEPRPPAKLYDSDFVLPSRQIELLRITEKRQAYCVRTSSLDFPKPHCPAPRKSCPGSVDSSPAESRSTGPCGPLRLGPGSTPSPERRRGRRGSDEWTQDLPEQQPEQPGGLADQGKKPGSVTLRVCPQYETGLSKETSVKLHITSQTPASEVVKLVVLEMNGIARDVLGASAAVCYGEEQLEHFGLVFAANESERWLPDDFLPLSLHTSQPEGRFLVRIKETSPLVLQYGPATTV is encoded by the exons TTCCAGAGCAATGCTGCGCTCTTTGAGGCCGTGGAACTGCAGGATCTTGACAGGGTGCAGGAGATGCTGAAGCACTATagccctgaggagctggacCTCAACACCCCCAACAGTGAGGGGCTCCTGCCCCTGGACATCGCCATCATGACCAACAATGCTCCCATCgccagggccctgctgcaggcaggagcgaAGGAGAGCCCACACT TTGTGAGCCTGGAGAGCCGCTCGCTGCACCTCTCCACGCTGGTGCGGGAGGCGGAGCAGCGCGTCAACGAGCTGATGGCGCAGGTGGTGAACGAGGCGCCCAACGCTGACTGCTccgagaaggagaagcagctcaAGGCCTGGGAGTGGCGGTTCCGGCTGTACAAGCGCATGAAGGCAGGGTTTGAGCATGCCC gaGTGCCAGATGCCCCCAGCAGCGTCCACCTCtctgtggccagcagcacctcatTGCAGGTGACCTTCTGGGAGCCCCTGAGTGTCAACTCAGCCGTTGTCACCAAGTACAAAG TGGAGTGGAGCTGCTCCCCTACCTTCTCACCACTGCTGGGAGAAGCTGTGATTGACAAGCTGAAGGACCTGCACTTCACCATCCAGGGGCTGGTGTCG GGCACAGCATACCATGTCCGCGTGTCTGCCTACAACATGAAGGGCTGGGGTCCCCCGCAAGCCTCCATGCCCCCCTTCGCCATCCCTTCCA aCTGGCGCGAGTACGACGGGCGGGCGCCGCGGCGGAGGGGACAGGCTGAGGCTCTGGACCATCTCCTGGGCCAGGTGAAGACCGTCCACCAGCACTGCATTTGCCATG agccctgcaagaaccagccccagagcagaaaGCATTCAGTCTCCAAGAGCCTCAAGCACCTCTTCCACCCTGGCAGCAAGTTTCTCAAGACACTGAAGCG GGGCCTCTACCTGACAGCCATCTTCTACAAGGATGACAACATCCTGGTGACCCATGAAGACCAGATCCCCGTGGTGGAGATTGATGACACCTACTCCTGCCTGCTCATGCAGGATTTCCTCTGGCTCACCAAG gtgtcaTGCATGTGGGACGAGATCCTGTGGCTGCGGCAGTGTGTCACCGTGTCCCagtcctcctgctcctgcatcctGCAGACGCGCTTCAAGATGCTGCTGGCCATCTCACAGATGCAG gggctgctgggcatCCAGGACCTGGGGCAGGTCTTCTTTGAGCCCATCAAAGACAAACAGGGCAACATCCTCATCGTCACCCTGAAGGAGGTGAAGACCAACCAGACCTTCGAGAGCGTCCGCTGGGTGCCCATCTGCAAGCTGCAGAGCGGCCGCAAGTCCGTGTCCTCCCCCGAGGAGCCCACAGCTCTGGACACGCTGCTCATCTCCCTgcag GACAAGCTGGCTTATCACCAGCGGAGCAGCCATGCCCTCTCCCCGGGCCTCTACCTGGGCTACTTGAAGCTGTGCAGTGCCGTGGATCAGATCCGAGTGCtggtgccagagcagctccccaaCATCCTGTGCCACGTCAAGATCCGCTCCAACCCCAACATCTCCAG AGAGGAGTGGGAGTGGCTGCAGAAGATGGCCAGCGTGGAGGAGCCTGTTCCCACAGAGCCAGAGACTGACAGGTCCCAGAACCCCTTGTTTCAGGAGCTCCAAGTGGCCATCAAGGAACTGATGACCCTGGTGAACATCCCACTGCAAGAG GCCAAAGACTTCCGTCTGTACAGCCAAGAGGTGCTGGACTTTGGGGATCAggtctccttcctgctgctgctgcctccgtCAGACGACGTCTGCACCGCTCCGGGCCAGAACAACCCCTACACCCCTCGCTCTGGCTTCCTTACACTGCCACTGCAGATCTTtgagctgg TCCACTTCTTCACGTACAGCCGGGAGTTCATCACACAGTACTGCCAGGTGTccgccctgctggagctggagtcactcctgtcccagcagagcctcaggGAGGCTTTCTCCGATGCCGAGCTTGCCACTGCCAAGCAGAGGCACCAGCAGGTTCAGGACTACATCCAG CAAATGGAGGAAATCTGGCGAGAGATGCGCTGGATCATGGATGTCCTGCAGCACGCCCGCTACAAGCAGCCCTCCTGTGGGATCTCTCTCAGTGGCTTCCTCAGCGAGGCGGGGGGAGCAGCGAAGGAGAAAACCCGATCCTCCTCGTCCCACCTTGACTACCTTCCATCGCCAGTGCTCTCACCAGAGACCAGCCGCAAGCTCAACTCCG ACTCGCACGGCCTGTCGGACGAGGAGGGCTCCTCGGAGGTGTTCCTGGCCACCGACAGTGACTACGACTCCAGCCGGGCGCAGAGCCCGAAGGAGCTGGACCTGGTGTGCTCCACCACAGGGCCCGAGTGCTGCAGCCGGAGGGCGGCCCGCACCCTGCGGGACAGTGCCCCCGACGTCCTGCAGAGCCACGAGCTCCAGACCCCACCCGCAGTGCCGCCCCCGCCCGAGGAGCCCCGGCCACCGGCCAAGCTCTATGACAGTGACTTTGTCCTGCCCAGCCGGCAGATCGAGCTGCTGCGCATCACCGAGAAGCGACAGGCGTACTGCGTCCGGACCAGCAGCCTGGACTTCCCCAAGCCCCACTGCCCTGCCCCGAGGAAGTCCTGCCCCGGCTCCGTGGACAGCTCCCCGGCCGAGAGCAGGAGCACGGGCCCCTGCGGGCCGCTCCGGCTGGGGCCTGGCTCCACACCCAGCCCCGagcgccgccggggccgccgcggCTCCGATGAGTGGACTCAGGACTTGCcggagcagcagccagagcagcctgggggctTGGCCGACCAAGGGAAGAAGCCGGGCTCTGTCACCTTGAGGGTGTGCCCTCAGTACGAAACGGGACTCTCCAAAGAGACCAGTGTCAAG CTGCACATCACCAGCCAGACGCCTGCCAGTGAGGTGGTGAAGCTGGTGGTGCTGGAGATGAACGGCATCGCACGGGACGTGCTGGGCGCCTCAGCCGCCGTCTGCTACGgcgaggagcagctggagcacttCGGGCTGGTGTTCGCTGCCAACGAGAGCGAGCGGTGGCTCCCCGATGACTTCTTGCCTCTGTCCCTCCACACCAGCCAGCCCGAGGGGCGGTTCCTGGTGCGCATCAAGGAGACGTCCCCTCTGGTGCTCCAGTACGGGCCAGCGACCACCGTATGA